The genomic region AGCGTCGGGCGGGCCCACAGGCGCTCCAGCAGCCCGCGGCCCGGCTCGCCGGGCGTCGCCCGCACGCCGATGCCCTCTCGGAACGCGGCTTCGTCGAACGGCACCTCCGCGAAGCGGGCGCGTTCGGCGTCGGACAGCTCGCGCACGTCGTCGTAGAAGCCGGGCACGGTGATGCGTCCGTCGGCGTCCTTGAGGCCCGTCAGGATCCGCGCGAGCGCCAGCGCGGCGTTCGGGACCCCCCCGCCGTACGCGCCGGAGTGCAGGTCGCGCGCCGCACTCCGGACGCGGACCTCGAGGTACGCCATGCCCTTCAGGCCGTACGTCAGGGTCGGGGTGGGGCCGGCCAGCATCGCGCCGTCGCTGACGACGACCACGTCCGCGGCGAGGGCGTCGCGGTGGGTGCGGATGGCGTCGGCCAAATGGAGACTCCCGACCTCCTCCTCCCCCTCGATCAGGAACGTCACGTTCACCGGCGTGTCCGGTTCGGCGTCGAACAGCGCCTGCACGCCCTTGACGTGCGCGAACACCTGCCCCTTGTCGTCGCTCGCGCCGCGCGCCACGACCGCGCCGTCCCGGACCGTCGGCTCGAACGGGTCGCTCGTCCACCCCTCGAGCGGTTCGGGCGGCTGCACGTCGTAGTGCCCGTAGATCAGGACCGTCGGCGCGTCCGCGTCCACCGTCCGTTTCGCCAGGACGGCGGGATGCCCGTCGGTCTCCAGGAGGCGCGCCTCGAAGCCGTGCTCGGCGAGGTCGTCGCGCAGGAACGTCGCCGCCCGGCGGACGTCCCCGGCGCGGGCGGGATCGGTGGAGACGGACGGGATGCGCAGCAGCTCGAACAGCTGCTCGACGTGCGCGTCGCGTCGCTCGTCGAGCAGGCGGGTGAGGGGCGTCGTCATGGCGCGGAGGCTACCACGCCCCTCCCCCACCTCCGCCGGCCTCCCCCGGTGCGCGTCGCGCCGTCAGGCGTCGTCGTCGCGGTCGTCCTCGGGTGGGGGCGCTTCCGACCCCTCGCGGTTCATCTCCCGCGCCAGGTCGTGAATGACGGCGGGGAGCGCCCCGCGCACGCCGCCCATGCGCTCCTCGAGGCGGCCCTGCAGGTGCCCGATGCGGCGCTCCATGTTGGCCTGCAGGTCGTCGAGCTTGTCGCGCAGCTTGATGATCTCCTCGACGCCGGCCAGGTTCACGCCGAGCTCCTGCGTCAACCGCCGGATCTCGCGCAGTTGCTCGATGTTGCGTTGCGAGTACAACCGGGTCTGGCCGGCGCTGCGACTGGGCTCGATCAAGCCCTTGCGTTCGTACAGCCGCAACGTCTGCGGGTGCATGTCGACGAGCTCCGCCGCCACGCTGATCACGTACAGCGGTTTGTCCCGGTCGACGGCGGCCTCGCCGCCCTCCTGGACGTGCTCGCGCGGAAGTTCGCGGTCCGCGTCGTCGCTCACGATGGGCCTCCCTCACCGACCATCTTGTCACGGACCCAGCGCCCGAGGCCACGCCACACCGCGTGCCGGACCCGCACGACCAGGTCCTCCCCCGCCAACCCCCCACCGGGCACCCGCACCGTCGCGCCGTCCGGCGTGCCGGGCGGCACCCCGACGTCCGCGCCGTGCAGGGCCGTGCGCACCCCCTGCCGCGCTTCGCGCGGCGTGACGGGCAGGTCGGCGTGAATCTCGTCGCCGACCCGCTCGACGTCCGGCGGGAGCGCCACCTCGACGCTCACGCGGGCGTCGCCCGGCGGCGCCCCCACGCCCCCGAGCCCGCGGAGCCGCAACACCGTTCCGGGGCGGACCCCGCGCGGGATGCGGACCTCGACGCGGTTGCCGCGCCGCTTCCCGGTGCCTCCGCACGCCGGGCACTGCCGCCCGTCCTCGTCGAGTCGGGACCCGCGACACACCGCGCACGTCGCCACGCCCGGGATGCGGACGGTGG from Trueperaceae bacterium harbors:
- a CDS encoding dipeptidase, which codes for MTTPLTRLLDERRDAHVEQLFELLRIPSVSTDPARAGDVRRAATFLRDDLAEHGFEARLLETDGHPAVLAKRTVDADAPTVLIYGHYDVQPPEPLEGWTSDPFEPTVRDGAVVARGASDDKGQVFAHVKGVQALFDAEPDTPVNVTFLIEGEEEVGSLHLADAIRTHRDALAADVVVVSDGAMLAGPTPTLTYGLKGMAYLEVRVRSAARDLHSGAYGGGVPNAALALARILTGLKDADGRITVPGFYDDVRELSDAERARFAEVPFDEAAFREGIGVRATPGEPGRGLLERLWARPTLDVNGLGGGFQGDGSKTVIPAEAMAKVSCRLVPDQDPDAVADALEAHVRALAPDDVEVDVIRHATAPWALADLDGAAVRAASEAIRAVDGRDPTYVRTGGTIPVVAEFQATLGADVVLLDMGLEDDRVHAPNEKFEVDLFHRGVHVSAELLRALARG
- a CDS encoding helix-turn-helix transcriptional regulator; the encoded protein is MSDDADRELPREHVQEGGEAAVDRDKPLYVISVAAELVDMHPQTLRLYERKGLIEPSRSAGQTRLYSQRNIEQLREIRRLTQELGVNLAGVEEIIKLRDKLDDLQANMERRIGHLQGRLEERMGGVRGALPAVIHDLAREMNREGSEAPPPEDDRDDDA
- a CDS encoding DnaJ domain-containing protein gives rise to the protein MPDAPRDPYAVLGVDRDATDAEIKAAYRKRAMRDHPDRNPGDPEAEERFKAASEAYATLRDPEKRAWVDRGGAAAGGARPDFGDVDWRTVFQEADLRVDLSEGVPRTGNAVFDALFGAMGTMMRQQGLLPGEDVHATVRIPWALARTGGTTTVRIPGVATCAVCRGSRLDEDGRQCPACGGTGKRRGNRVEVRIPRGVRPGTVLRLRGLGGVGAPPGDARVSVEVALPPDVERVGDEIHADLPVTPREARQGVRTALHGADVGVPPGTPDGATVRVPGGGLAGEDLVVRVRHAVWRGLGRWVRDKMVGEGGPS